From the genome of Parazoarcus communis, one region includes:
- a CDS encoding HAD-IA family hydrolase produces MAERFDLVVFDWDGTVLDSASAIVQSIVAACRDLGLPEPTEERARYVIGLGLGDALRHAVPELAEEQYPRMVERYRHHYLTADQELTLFPGVAGTIEWLVGQGRYLAVATGKSRNGLNRALAHSGLGKFFHSTRCADECFSKPHPAMLEQLMEELGVGPERTLMIGDTTHDLQMAKNAGVAGLAVSFGAHPVEALRAESPLACVDTPRELDAWLRKNI; encoded by the coding sequence ATGGCTGAACGCTTTGATCTTGTAGTGTTTGACTGGGATGGCACCGTCCTGGACTCCGCGTCGGCGATTGTGCAATCGATCGTGGCTGCCTGCAGGGATCTTGGCTTGCCCGAGCCCACCGAAGAGCGTGCGCGCTACGTCATTGGTCTCGGCCTTGGCGATGCGCTGCGACATGCGGTGCCCGAACTGGCTGAAGAGCAGTATCCGCGGATGGTTGAACGTTATCGTCACCACTACCTGACTGCCGACCAGGAGCTGACGCTGTTTCCGGGGGTGGCTGGCACGATCGAGTGGCTGGTAGGGCAGGGGCGCTATCTCGCGGTTGCGACCGGCAAGAGTCGCAACGGACTGAATCGCGCACTGGCTCATTCTGGCCTCGGGAAGTTCTTTCACAGCACGCGTTGTGCTGACGAATGCTTCTCGAAGCCTCATCCTGCGATGCTCGAGCAGTTGATGGAAGAGCTGGGCGTCGGTCCCGAGCGCACGCTGATGATCGGTGACACGACGCACGACCTGCAAATGGCGAAGAATGCCGGCGTGGCGGGGCTCGCCGTCAGCTTCGGTGCGCATCCTGTCGAGGCTTTGCGCGCCGAATCACCGCTTGCCTGTGTCGATACGCCGCGCGAGCTCGATGCATGGTTACGGAAAAACATCTGA
- a CDS encoding Rieske (2Fe-2S) protein has product MVTEKHLICSADALVDGGDGVRFAVPGPGYLAGPAFVVRYGGNVYAYLNRCAHVPVQLDWMEGKFFDLTHHLLVCAVHGAHYDPRDGRCVMGPCKGASLHALRVVEEDGLIYFLTDAGSTQT; this is encoded by the coding sequence ATGGTTACGGAAAAACATCTGATCTGCAGCGCAGACGCGCTGGTCGACGGCGGCGACGGGGTTCGCTTCGCGGTGCCGGGGCCGGGATATCTGGCCGGCCCTGCCTTCGTTGTTCGGTATGGCGGTAATGTGTATGCCTACCTCAACCGCTGTGCCCATGTCCCGGTTCAGCTCGACTGGATGGAAGGCAAGTTTTTCGACCTGACGCATCATCTGCTGGTGTGCGCCGTGCATGGCGCGCACTACGATCCACGCGACGGGCGATGCGTGATGGGCCCTTGCAAGGGCGCTTCGCTGCATGCACTCAGGGTTGTCGAGGAGGATGGTCTGATCTACTTCCTCACGGACGCCGGATCAACGCAAACCTGA
- a CDS encoding SAM-dependent methyltransferase, with the protein MNTPARGTLFLVPVSLGDAAWPSFLPADVQQCAARLQHFVVENARAARAHLKQLDFPGILRDTDIKELPEKADNAALDALLRPALEGRDVGLMSDAGCPAVADPGARLVARAHALGIRVAPMVGPSSILLGLMGSGLNGQSFAFHGYLPVQENERDVHLRALEEESRRLGRTQIFIETPYRNDRMLDALLKVCGGETRLCIACDLSTANEYLVTRSIGAWRKAERPYIAKRPALFLLLAGAA; encoded by the coding sequence ATGAACACACCTGCTCGCGGAACCCTTTTTCTTGTTCCCGTCAGCCTGGGCGATGCCGCCTGGCCATCGTTTCTCCCGGCAGACGTGCAGCAGTGCGCCGCCCGACTGCAGCACTTCGTCGTCGAAAACGCGCGCGCTGCCCGCGCCCATCTGAAGCAGCTCGACTTTCCCGGCATCCTGCGCGACACGGACATCAAGGAACTGCCGGAGAAGGCCGACAACGCAGCGCTCGACGCATTGCTCAGGCCCGCACTCGAAGGTCGCGATGTCGGACTGATGTCCGATGCCGGCTGCCCCGCCGTAGCCGACCCGGGCGCCAGACTGGTTGCGCGCGCGCACGCACTCGGAATCCGGGTTGCACCGATGGTTGGCCCCTCCTCCATTCTGCTTGGGCTGATGGGTTCAGGCCTCAACGGTCAGAGCTTCGCCTTTCATGGCTACCTGCCCGTCCAGGAAAACGAACGCGACGTACATCTTCGTGCGCTCGAAGAGGAGTCGCGAAGACTGGGGCGCACGCAGATCTTCATTGAGACGCCCTATCGCAACGACCGCATGCTCGATGCCCTGCTCAAGGTGTGCGGTGGCGAAACGCGACTCTGCATTGCGTGCGACCTGAGCACCGCGAACGAGTATCTGGTAACGCGCTCCATCGGTGCGTGGCGCAAGGCGGAGCGCCCATACATCGCCAAGCGCCCGGCGCTGTTCCTGCTGCTTGCAGGCGCAGCCTGA
- a CDS encoding Maf family protein, protein MKIVLASTSPYRKQLLERFQLPFETARPETDETAHPGELPAALAERLAIDKARAIAETLEHALVIGSDQVAYMGTEIFGKPGTVERAIAQLTRMSGHEVIFHTAVALINADTKRVQCEGVVTRVRFRTLSDDEIRRYIDAEMPLDCAGSAKSEGLGITLLDALAGDDPTALIGLPLIALSRMLRAEGVLLP, encoded by the coding sequence ATGAAGATCGTCCTCGCATCGACCTCCCCTTATCGCAAGCAACTCCTCGAGCGTTTTCAGCTCCCGTTCGAAACGGCACGCCCCGAAACCGACGAAACAGCGCACCCGGGCGAGCTCCCTGCAGCACTCGCCGAACGCCTTGCGATCGACAAGGCACGCGCGATTGCCGAAACACTGGAGCACGCGCTCGTGATTGGCAGCGACCAGGTTGCCTACATGGGCACCGAGATCTTCGGCAAGCCAGGCACGGTCGAGCGTGCAATCGCCCAGCTCACGCGCATGAGCGGTCACGAGGTCATCTTTCACACCGCCGTCGCCCTCATCAACGCCGACACCAAGCGGGTGCAATGCGAAGGCGTGGTCACCCGGGTCCGCTTTCGCACTCTGAGCGATGACGAGATCCGTCGCTACATCGACGCCGAAATGCCGCTCGATTGCGCCGGCAGCGCGAAATCCGAAGGTCTTGGCATCACCTTGCTCGACGCCCTTGCGGGTGACGATCCGACTGCACTGATCGGACTTCCGCTGATCGCACTGTCGCGCATGCTGCGCGCCGAAGGTGTGCTGCTGCCATGA
- a CDS encoding YceD family protein: MSNQDAKLGHIPDVFKFAYEQRRLSGEVKVAAFERLADLLTDQSGVIRYKLEGDVDAMRKPRLTLTIDGSLMLRCQRCLGGLGWDLSVRNALQPVRSGQEIPEEELEDDEVDAIEIDGDLDVLSLLEDEILLALPLAPRHDECGTLRPEGGAVKESPFSVLSGLRAKN; this comes from the coding sequence ATGTCCAACCAAGACGCAAAACTCGGGCACATCCCGGATGTATTCAAGTTCGCGTACGAACAGCGCAGGCTGTCCGGCGAGGTGAAGGTTGCCGCTTTCGAGCGGCTCGCTGACCTGCTGACGGATCAGTCCGGCGTGATTCGCTACAAGCTTGAAGGTGACGTGGATGCGATGCGCAAGCCCCGGCTTACGCTGACGATCGACGGCAGTCTGATGTTGCGCTGTCAGCGATGTCTCGGTGGGCTTGGTTGGGATCTGTCGGTACGCAATGCGTTGCAACCGGTTCGCTCGGGTCAGGAAATTCCCGAGGAAGAACTGGAAGACGATGAGGTGGATGCAATCGAGATCGATGGTGATCTTGATGTGCTCTCGCTTCTCGAGGACGAGATTCTTCTCGCCCTGCCGCTTGCGCCCCGGCATGATGAATGTGGAACGCTTCGCCCTGAGGGCGGGGCAGTAAAGGAATCGCCTTTTTCGGTACTGTCAGGCCTGCGGGCTAAAAACTAG
- the rpmF gene encoding 50S ribosomal protein L32 — MAVQQNKKSPSKRGMHRAHDFLTAPALAVEATTGEVHLRHHISPNGFYRGKKVAKAKGE; from the coding sequence ATGGCTGTCCAGCAGAACAAGAAGTCCCCGTCCAAGCGTGGCATGCATCGTGCGCACGATTTTCTGACCGCGCCGGCTCTGGCTGTTGAAGCCACGACGGGTGAGGTTCATCTGCGTCACCACATCAGCCCGAACGGTTTCTACCGCGGCAAGAAGGTTGCCAAGGCCAAGGGCGAATAA
- the plsX gene encoding phosphate acyltransferase PlsX codes for MGVTVAIDCMGGDHGPVVTVPAALSFLRSHPAVNAILVGREDVLAPLLGDALAGLGSRVRVHHASEVVGMDEPPAIAMRNKKDSSMRVAVDLVKAGEAAAAISAGNTGALMAISRFVLKTLPGIDRPAICSILPAVKGHTYVLDLGANVDCTAEHLLQFGIMGSMLVAAVDHIERPRVGLLNIGEEAIKGNEIVKQAGELLRGSGLNFCGNVEGNDIYMGSADVVVCDGFVGNVALKTSEGLAQMLSTFLREAFGRNIFTKLMALVALPVLKQFKHRVDHRRYNGAVLLGLRGVVVKSHGSADGFAFEQAIARAADAAGNQLIERISSKMASMSEAAA; via the coding sequence ATGGGTGTCACCGTTGCAATCGACTGCATGGGTGGCGATCACGGCCCGGTCGTGACCGTGCCTGCTGCGCTGTCATTTCTGCGCAGCCATCCTGCCGTTAACGCGATCCTGGTCGGGCGCGAAGATGTGCTGGCGCCGCTGCTTGGCGACGCGCTGGCCGGCCTCGGTTCCCGGGTCCGTGTTCACCATGCGTCCGAAGTTGTCGGAATGGATGAGCCGCCTGCAATTGCCATGCGCAATAAAAAGGACTCGTCCATGCGCGTTGCTGTTGATCTGGTGAAAGCCGGTGAGGCAGCCGCAGCGATTTCGGCAGGCAATACGGGTGCGCTGATGGCGATTTCCCGTTTCGTGCTGAAAACCCTCCCCGGTATTGACCGCCCGGCGATCTGCTCCATCCTGCCAGCCGTGAAAGGGCACACCTACGTGCTCGACCTCGGCGCGAACGTGGACTGCACAGCCGAGCACCTCCTCCAGTTCGGCATCATGGGCTCGATGCTGGTGGCTGCGGTCGACCACATTGAGCGTCCGCGAGTGGGTTTGCTCAACATCGGCGAAGAGGCGATCAAGGGTAACGAAATCGTCAAGCAGGCTGGCGAACTCCTGCGCGGCAGCGGACTGAACTTCTGCGGCAACGTCGAAGGGAACGACATCTACATGGGCTCGGCGGACGTCGTGGTCTGTGATGGCTTTGTCGGCAACGTCGCGCTCAAGACCTCCGAAGGACTGGCCCAGATGCTGTCCACCTTTCTGCGTGAGGCCTTCGGTCGCAATATTTTCACCAAACTGATGGCGCTTGTTGCACTGCCGGTGCTCAAGCAGTTCAAGCACCGGGTCGATCACAGGCGCTACAACGGAGCCGTGCTGCTTGGTTTGCGTGGGGTCGTCGTGAAGAGTCACGGCTCCGCCGATGGTTTTGCCTTTGAGCAGGCCATCGCACGGGCGGCAGATGCGGCGGGGAATCAGCTGATCGAACGGATCAGCAGCAAAATGGCGAGCATGAGCGAGGCTGCAGCATGA
- a CDS encoding beta-ketoacyl-ACP synthase III, whose product MIYARIAGTGSYLPGEPVSNDDLVRRGIDTSDEWVMTRTGIRSRHLATAEVGSSDLALIASERAIEAAGCEPDEIDLVIVATSTPDYIFPSTAALLQSKLGIRNGGPAFDVQAVCSGFVYALTVAEKFIRSGSHKRALVVGAEVFSRILDWSDRGTCVLFGDGAGAVVLEASEQPGIVASALHADGSHHPILCVPGGIASGQVIGDPFLRMDGQAVFKFAVKVLGDVAHEVLDMAGAEVASVDWLIPHQANIRIIQSTAKRLGISMDKVITTVERHGNTSAASIPLALDLAVRDGRIQRGHRVVIEGVGGGFTWGAALIDF is encoded by the coding sequence ATGATCTATGCAAGGATTGCGGGCACCGGAAGCTATCTTCCCGGCGAACCGGTCAGCAACGACGATCTCGTACGACGCGGAATTGATACGTCGGACGAGTGGGTGATGACGCGAACCGGCATCCGTTCGCGACATCTTGCTACTGCCGAGGTCGGCTCCAGCGATCTCGCACTGATTGCATCCGAACGTGCGATCGAAGCAGCGGGCTGCGAGCCTGACGAGATTGATCTCGTCATCGTTGCGACCTCGACGCCCGACTACATTTTTCCAAGCACTGCAGCACTGCTGCAATCGAAGCTCGGTATCCGCAACGGCGGCCCGGCGTTCGACGTGCAGGCCGTATGCAGCGGTTTCGTGTATGCACTGACGGTGGCAGAGAAGTTCATTCGCTCCGGAAGTCACAAGCGTGCGCTGGTTGTCGGCGCCGAGGTCTTCTCCCGCATCCTGGACTGGTCCGATCGAGGCACCTGCGTGCTGTTCGGAGATGGCGCGGGCGCGGTCGTGCTCGAAGCATCCGAGCAGCCCGGCATTGTGGCCTCTGCGCTTCACGCCGATGGCAGCCATCACCCGATTCTCTGTGTACCCGGTGGCATTGCCTCTGGACAGGTGATTGGCGACCCCTTCCTGCGCATGGATGGCCAGGCCGTGTTCAAGTTTGCAGTCAAGGTGCTCGGCGATGTCGCACACGAAGTGCTCGACATGGCTGGCGCCGAGGTTGCAAGCGTTGACTGGCTGATTCCTCATCAGGCAAATATCCGGATTATCCAATCGACCGCCAAGCGTCTCGGCATTTCGATGGACAAGGTGATCACGACGGTCGAGCGGCACGGAAACACCTCTGCCGCGTCGATTCCGCTCGCGCTCGACCTTGCCGTGCGCGACGGACGCATCCAGCGCGGGCATCGGGTTGTCATCGAAGGCGTGGGCGGCGGCTTCACCTGGGGCGCAGCCCTGATCGATTTCTGA
- the fabD gene encoding ACP S-malonyltransferase, translating to MAFALVFPGQGSQAVGMMTAYGESAIIRETFAEASEALGEDLWQMVCEGPAERLSLTVNTQPLMLTAGVAAYRAWLDAGGPKPALVAGHSLGEYSALVAAGALAFGDAVPLVRFRAQAMQEAVPAGEGAMAALLGLEVDAVREACQEAAQGEVVEAANLNAPGQIVIAGAKAAVERAIEAAKARGAKRAMLLPVSAPFHCALMGPAAERLAERLMTVNVMTPSIEVLNNVDVAVCADPAQIRDALVRQAFSPVRWIETIQSMAGRGMTHIIECGPGKVLAGMTKRIAKEVEGGSVHDAASLEQMIATVRSA from the coding sequence ATGGCATTTGCACTGGTTTTCCCCGGCCAGGGGTCGCAGGCGGTTGGCATGATGACCGCGTACGGCGAGTCTGCAATCATTCGTGAAACGTTCGCCGAGGCCTCGGAGGCACTTGGCGAGGATCTGTGGCAGATGGTGTGCGAAGGTCCGGCCGAGCGTCTGTCGCTCACGGTTAACACTCAGCCGCTGATGCTGACTGCCGGTGTTGCTGCATATCGCGCCTGGCTGGATGCGGGCGGTCCGAAGCCAGCCCTGGTTGCCGGGCACAGCCTGGGTGAATATTCGGCGCTGGTCGCCGCCGGGGCGCTCGCGTTTGGCGATGCCGTTCCGCTGGTGCGCTTCCGTGCGCAGGCAATGCAGGAAGCCGTTCCCGCCGGTGAAGGTGCAATGGCTGCCTTGCTTGGCCTTGAGGTCGATGCCGTGCGCGAAGCCTGTCAGGAAGCCGCGCAGGGTGAGGTGGTCGAGGCCGCCAATCTGAATGCGCCGGGCCAGATCGTGATTGCCGGAGCAAAGGCCGCGGTAGAACGCGCGATTGAAGCAGCCAAGGCGCGCGGTGCAAAACGTGCCATGCTGCTGCCGGTGTCGGCACCCTTTCACTGCGCCCTGATGGGACCTGCAGCGGAACGCCTGGCCGAGCGCCTGATGACGGTCAATGTCATGACGCCGTCAATCGAAGTGCTCAATAATGTGGATGTTGCCGTGTGTGCCGATCCGGCGCAGATCCGTGATGCACTCGTCCGGCAGGCTTTTTCGCCTGTGCGCTGGATCGAAACCATCCAGTCGATGGCAGGCCGTGGTATGACGCACATCATCGAGTGCGGACCCGGTAAAGTGCTGGCAGGCATGACCAAGCGTATTGCCAAGGAGGTCGAGGGCGGCTCGGTTCATGATGCAGCCAGTCTCGAGCAGATGATTGCCACAGTGAGGTCAGCATGA
- the fabG gene encoding 3-oxoacyl-ACP reductase FabG, with translation MSFSLEGQVALVTGASRGIGRAVAMELGRLGATVVGTATSENGAAEIEAAIAEAGFKGAGLVLNVTDAAACEAVVGDIEKRFGAVGILVNNAGITRDNLAMRMKDEEWDGVIDTNLKAVFRMSRLVMRGMMKARTGRIINITSVVASAGNPGQANYAAAKAGVAGMSRALARELGSRNITVNCVAPGFIDTDMTRAMPDAARDALLGNIALGRLGRPEEIAGAVVFLASPAAAYVTGTTLHVNGGMYMS, from the coding sequence ATGAGTTTTTCGCTTGAAGGTCAGGTCGCACTGGTGACCGGCGCATCGCGCGGCATCGGACGTGCGGTTGCGATGGAACTGGGTCGCCTCGGTGCGACCGTGGTTGGTACGGCAACGTCGGAAAACGGTGCTGCCGAGATCGAGGCTGCAATCGCCGAAGCTGGATTCAAGGGTGCGGGACTGGTGCTAAACGTCACCGACGCTGCAGCCTGCGAGGCTGTCGTCGGCGATATCGAGAAGCGCTTCGGTGCCGTTGGCATTCTGGTGAACAACGCCGGCATTACCCGCGACAACCTCGCAATGCGCATGAAGGACGAGGAGTGGGATGGCGTCATCGACACCAACCTCAAAGCCGTGTTTCGCATGTCGCGACTGGTCATGCGCGGCATGATGAAGGCCCGCACCGGCCGCATCATCAATATTACGTCGGTGGTTGCCAGTGCCGGCAACCCGGGCCAGGCAAACTACGCAGCAGCCAAGGCCGGTGTCGCCGGCATGAGCCGTGCGCTGGCGCGCGAGCTGGGCAGCCGGAATATCACGGTCAACTGCGTGGCACCCGGATTCATCGATACGGACATGACGCGCGCCATGCCCGATGCGGCGCGCGATGCGCTCCTCGGCAACATCGCGCTGGGCCGTCTTGGACGCCCCGAAGAGATCGCCGGAGCGGTGGTTTTCCTCGCTTCGCCGGCCGCGGCCTACGTGACCGGCACCACCTTGCATGTGAATGGTGGAATGTACATGTCGTGA
- the acpP gene encoding acyl carrier protein, translated as MENIEQRVRKIVAEQLGVNESEIKNESSFVDDLGADSLDTVELVMALEEEFECEIPDEEAEKITNVQQAIDYVTAHLKK; from the coding sequence ATGGAGAACATCGAACAGCGCGTAAGAAAGATCGTTGCTGAGCAACTTGGCGTAAACGAATCGGAGATCAAGAACGAATCTTCGTTCGTGGATGATCTCGGCGCAGATTCGCTGGACACCGTGGAACTGGTCATGGCACTGGAAGAAGAGTTCGAGTGCGAGATTCCGGACGAAGAGGCCGAGAAGATCACCAACGTTCAACAGGCGATTGACTACGTCACCGCCCACCTCAAGAAGTAA
- the fabF gene encoding beta-ketoacyl-ACP synthase II, which produces MSRRRVVVTGLGLVSPVGNTVPEAWENLIAGKSGIGPITRFDASAFSARIAGEVKDFDVTTYLSAKEARRMDVFIHYGMAAGIQAIRDSGIEVTAANAERIGVNIGSGIGGLPMIEDTHADFVAGGPRKISPFFIPGTIINMISGNLSIMYGMKGPNIAVVTACTTGLHAIGLSSRMIEYGDADVMVCGGAESTVTELAVGGFASAKALSTRNDDPTTASRPWDKGRDGFVLGEGAGVLVLEEYEHAVKRGAKIYAELSGFGMSGDAYHMTAPDTDGPRRSMVNALANAGINCSDVDYLNAHGTSTPLGDKNETEAIKLAFGADAAKGLVVNSTKSMTGHLLGGAGGLESIFTVLAVHHQISPPTMNIFEQDPECDLDYCANEARSMKIDVAMKNNFGFGGTNGTLVFRRV; this is translated from the coding sequence GTGTCGCGTCGTAGAGTCGTCGTCACCGGTCTGGGACTCGTCTCGCCGGTCGGCAATACCGTTCCCGAAGCCTGGGAAAACCTGATTGCCGGCAAGAGCGGCATCGGCCCTATCACCCGTTTCGATGCCAGTGCCTTCTCGGCCCGCATTGCTGGTGAAGTCAAGGATTTTGACGTCACCACCTATCTTTCCGCGAAGGAAGCACGCCGCATGGATGTCTTCATCCATTACGGCATGGCAGCCGGCATTCAGGCGATTCGGGACTCCGGAATCGAGGTGACAGCAGCAAACGCCGAACGCATCGGCGTCAATATCGGGTCTGGCATCGGCGGATTGCCGATGATCGAAGATACCCATGCGGATTTTGTTGCCGGTGGTCCGCGCAAGATCTCGCCGTTCTTCATTCCTGGTACGATCATCAACATGATCTCGGGCAACCTGTCCATCATGTATGGCATGAAGGGCCCGAACATCGCCGTCGTCACCGCATGCACTACGGGGCTTCACGCCATTGGCCTGAGCTCGCGCATGATCGAGTACGGTGATGCCGACGTGATGGTTTGCGGTGGTGCGGAATCCACGGTGACCGAACTTGCAGTCGGCGGCTTTGCGTCTGCAAAGGCACTGTCGACGCGCAACGACGACCCCACCACGGCCAGCCGTCCCTGGGACAAGGGGCGCGACGGTTTCGTGCTGGGCGAGGGTGCCGGCGTGCTCGTGCTCGAGGAATACGAGCACGCGGTCAAGCGCGGCGCCAAGATCTACGCCGAGCTTTCCGGCTTCGGCATGAGTGGTGATGCTTACCACATGACCGCACCGGACACCGACGGTCCGCGTCGCAGCATGGTGAATGCACTGGCAAATGCCGGCATCAACTGCAGTGATGTCGACTACCTCAATGCACATGGCACGTCGACGCCGCTCGGCGACAAGAACGAGACCGAGGCAATCAAGCTCGCTTTCGGTGCGGACGCCGCAAAGGGGCTGGTGGTGAACTCCACCAAGTCGATGACTGGACATCTGCTCGGCGGTGCAGGCGGCCTCGAGTCGATCTTTACCGTTCTCGCAGTACACCATCAGATTTCGCCGCCGACCATGAACATCTTCGAGCAGGATCCAGAGTGTGATCTGGATTACTGCGCGAACGAAGCGCGTTCGATGAAGATCGACGTGGCGATGAAGAACAACTTCGGTTTCGGCGGTACGAACGGAACCCTGGTGTTCCGCAGGGTGTAA
- a CDS encoding protein YgfX, with protein sequence MVFPLSLTLRSSRGVLASVFAAHGAAGLALFHATRSPWLLAGGIGLIFLSALAGWRGELRKQGVVLALQADGGVSVKRGNSAPVFARVRPDAVVFSWSAWFALEMPETERAGRAQLRLMLVRTNLHPDQWRSLQVWLRHRALGAPEASA encoded by the coding sequence ATGGTGTTTCCGCTCTCCCTGACGCTTCGAAGTTCCCGGGGCGTTCTGGCGTCAGTTTTCGCAGCACACGGTGCTGCGGGGCTGGCGCTTTTTCATGCGACGCGCTCCCCGTGGCTGCTCGCGGGTGGCATCGGACTGATCTTCCTCTCGGCGCTTGCTGGCTGGCGTGGCGAACTCAGGAAACAGGGCGTCGTGCTTGCACTGCAGGCGGACGGCGGCGTCAGTGTGAAGCGTGGCAACAGCGCGCCGGTGTTTGCCCGCGTGCGGCCCGATGCCGTTGTGTTCTCGTGGTCAGCGTGGTTCGCGCTGGAGATGCCGGAAACGGAAAGGGCAGGGCGCGCGCAACTACGGCTGATGCTGGTGAGGACGAATCTTCACCCGGACCAATGGCGCAGCCTTCAGGTGTGGCTGCGCCATCGCGCACTTGGCGCACCTGAGGCTAGCGCTTGA
- the nadB gene encoding L-aspartate oxidase: MHKQYDVLILGSGTAGQSLALRLADRLRVAIVTKRELADSASAWAQGGIAAVLDTTDSIEAHIQDTFTAGAGLCDPAATRFVVEHGRRAIEWLINRGVPFTREDQSALGYHLTREGGHSHRRIIHAADATGAAVQATLSEEVRAHPNIDIFEHHIAIDLVLGEKIGRPDAGCVGAYVLDIRQEHVVTFSARSTVLATGGTGKVYLYTTNPDVATGDGIAMAWRAGCRVRNMEFIQFHPTCLYHPQAKSFLISEAVRGEGGLLRLPDGTRFMPEHDAREELAPRDIVARAIDFEMKKRGLDCVYLDISHKPADWLRNHFPNIHARCLELGIDITREPIPVVPAAHYSCGGIVTDLSARTDVQALYAVGESAGTGLHGANRLASNSLLECLVFGEAAAQDILANANKPIYLLPEWDESRVTDADEEVVISHNWAELRRAMWDYVGIVRTTKRLQRAQHRIRLLEREIHDYYSNFRVSNDLIELRNLVVTADLIVQCALKRKESRGLHHSSDFPDTLPKARDTVLRPRKLKR, translated from the coding sequence TTGCACAAACAGTACGACGTTCTCATTCTGGGGAGCGGCACCGCAGGTCAGTCGCTCGCACTGCGACTCGCTGACCGCCTGCGGGTTGCCATCGTCACAAAACGGGAGCTTGCCGATAGCGCAAGTGCCTGGGCACAAGGCGGTATTGCTGCGGTACTGGATACCACCGACAGTATCGAAGCGCACATCCAGGACACCTTCACTGCAGGCGCCGGTCTGTGCGACCCTGCCGCCACCCGGTTCGTTGTCGAACACGGCCGCAGGGCCATCGAGTGGCTGATCAATCGCGGCGTGCCGTTTACCCGGGAAGACCAGTCGGCGCTTGGCTACCATCTGACCCGTGAGGGCGGCCATTCTCACCGCCGCATCATCCACGCTGCAGACGCGACCGGCGCAGCCGTCCAGGCCACCCTCAGCGAAGAGGTCCGCGCCCATCCGAACATTGATATCTTTGAGCACCACATCGCCATCGATCTCGTGCTCGGCGAGAAGATCGGACGCCCCGATGCCGGCTGCGTCGGAGCCTACGTGCTCGACATCCGCCAGGAGCATGTGGTCACGTTCAGCGCCCGCAGCACGGTGCTTGCGACCGGCGGCACCGGCAAGGTCTATCTCTACACCACCAATCCCGACGTGGCGACGGGGGACGGTATCGCGATGGCCTGGCGCGCCGGTTGCCGGGTCAGGAACATGGAGTTCATCCAGTTTCATCCGACCTGCCTCTACCATCCCCAGGCGAAGTCCTTCCTGATCTCGGAAGCGGTCCGCGGCGAAGGCGGCCTGCTTCGTCTGCCAGATGGCACCCGCTTCATGCCCGAGCATGACGCCCGCGAAGAACTGGCGCCCCGGGACATCGTTGCGCGGGCGATCGACTTCGAGATGAAGAAGCGCGGCCTCGATTGCGTCTATCTCGACATCAGCCACAAGCCGGCAGACTGGCTGCGCAACCATTTCCCGAACATTCATGCGCGCTGCCTCGAGCTCGGTATCGACATCACGCGCGAGCCAATTCCTGTCGTGCCCGCTGCGCACTATTCCTGTGGCGGCATCGTCACCGATCTCTCGGCGCGAACCGACGTGCAGGCACTCTATGCCGTCGGAGAATCGGCTGGCACCGGTCTGCACGGCGCCAACCGTCTGGCGAGCAACTCCCTGCTGGAGTGTCTGGTTTTCGGCGAGGCGGCGGCGCAGGACATTCTTGCCAACGCCAACAAGCCGATCTACCTGCTGCCTGAATGGGATGAGAGCCGGGTGACGGATGCCGACGAGGAAGTCGTCATTTCGCACAACTGGGCCGAACTCCGCCGTGCAATGTGGGATTACGTCGGCATCGTGCGTACGACCAAGCGACTGCAGCGGGCGCAGCACCGTATTCGCCTGCTCGAGCGCGAGATTCACGACTACTACTCGAACTTTCGCGTCTCCAACGACCTGATCGAACTCCGGAATCTGGTCGTGACGGCAGACCTGATCGTGCAGTGCGCGCTTAAACGCAAGGAAAGCCGTGGGCTGCACCACTCCAGCGACTTCCCCGATACGCTTCCCAAGGCACGCGACACCGTACTGCGGCCGCGAAAGCTCAAGCGCTAG